The Pongo abelii isolate AG06213 chromosome 11, NHGRI_mPonAbe1-v2.0_pri, whole genome shotgun sequence genome includes a window with the following:
- the KCTD18 gene encoding BTB/POZ domain-containing protein KCTD18 isoform X2 — translation MMDAFDAWEGKGVSYWRVPHELIECWTLEERPLLGSLRHMAPIRKRRLITFNEADEGVNYKTGPKPVRFLGPSTSTQIKVKNSASVTVSPASAIQTSAGATANWFQSGSRRKAAQHSAPSRATALVGTGAPGHPQASPGAASAENGGTHLPPAKVLLSDKKPTPQRVIKLKRTPLCATAPSLPVPTATRQASSLKPLPGEAARALGVRTENRKDKGN, via the exons ATGATGGATGCCTTTGATGCTTGGGAAGGAAAAG GTGTTAGCTACTGGcgggtgcctcatgagctgatAGAGTGTTGGACTCTAGAAGAACGGCCTTTACTTGGAAGCCTGCGTCACATGGCTCCAATTCGAAAGAG GCGACTGATAACGTTCAATGAAGCGGACGAAGGTGTGAACTATAAGACTGGTCCTAAGCCAGTTAGATTTTTGGGCCCTTCCACAAGCACCCAAATTAAAGTCAAGAACTCGGCCTCAGTCACAGTGTCTCCAGCCAGTGCCATCCAGACGTCGGCTGGGGCGACAGCAAACTGGTTTCAAAGTGGTAGCCGCAGAAAGGCAGCTCAGCACTCTGCACCTTCCAGAGCCACGGCCCTGGTGGGCACGGGGGCACCTGGGCATCCTCAGGCTTCCCCTGGGGCTGCGAGTGCTGAAAATGGAGGCACGCACTTACCTCCAGCTAAGGTGCTACTCTCCGACAAGAAGCCTACACCCCAGCGGGTGATAAAGCTGAAGAGGACTCCGCTGTGTGCCACCGCGCCTTCCCTGCCCGTCCCCACGGCCACGAGGCAGGCCAGCTCCCTCAAGCCGCTTCCCGGCGAAGCTGCCCGAGCCTTGGGAGTGCGGACTGAGAACAGGAAGGACAAGGGAAATTGA